One Rosa chinensis cultivar Old Blush chromosome 3, RchiOBHm-V2, whole genome shotgun sequence DNA window includes the following coding sequences:
- the LOC112191937 gene encoding FRIGIDA-like protein 5 gives MTEAGAGFNRIRAGFRGLMELAKKLEGEDMKLRRDLEAKAMEIEEGKSQLNLLKLKIEEKNREVCDREKRIEELEKMVRVNDDVKLRVEELKGLEETIAKCDEEVRLKKGRISLIQKSMMQCSYALEAREEKIRESNVAFGLVKKAMEEWCCKVEMKERELEGCVAKLELKEEEVEKKIEELELIEKRVKDCLDDVELRVEHFDSVEKSIQEERQQLDALQEAVREGERNLDSVRKAAEEREKVLDSVGQGLEMKDRELEEQANELEFNERLVELRVEEVNSKDKRVNERLNEVQMKENFLELFEKSIQEDKDHLDLVQKLAAEREKQSDSLQTTVLDRENNLFSLQKSVQEREKKLDSLSDGLQRRERELEKQAKELELKQKQFDSQRKAKHLEPTPAAKNASVVSSTRDQSWINMDGRSLQLVMNEQVEKIDLTGSQMSAVLQASSDPAKLVLDAMEGFYPSNLTVENREFESHLRVVRKSCILLLQELKRMSPLINPQVREEAVKLAADWKEKMAVTTDNSWEALGFLRLITTYELTSIYDLRELRSVLAMVSQPEQAAELSRALGITDKAPGTNVVSSIVKTERSESSLARNEATLSPPNKYLQNEGIVSLPSIAKTEGPKSFGARFAATLSSPNNAEGPESSLARNEATLSPPNKYLQNERIVSLPSIAKTEGPKTFGARFAATLSSPNNAEGPESSLSRNAATLYSLNNALQKNLLVTLKSSSDPAKLVLDSMQGSLTYYWRNGDVSSKEKVVSGNITLLKILMGLSTHVGPHLKENATNLASQWKEKLSADTVDSSESLGYLLFIAMYGLLGTLHEDEIVMLLRRVSQHKRSLELCQTHGFANYIPGFIQKLIERKLLMVAVRFICAFKLFDKLPPVPLLKEHVDDVMMCSKVICRSQMIPDEKDKALDGKISDLRAAIQCIKDYNLESEYPSKTVELQIVQLEMLKEKWRSLEPSLVPKVEQEERKRKKPCTRSSAPKLQPRKVPKIKFVFSGSRP, from the exons aagAGCCAGCTGAACTTGCTTAAATTAAAGATTGAGGAAAAGAATAGAGAGGTTTGTGATAGAGAGAAGCGGATTGAGGAGCTTGAGAAGATGGTTAGGGTGAATGATGATGTGAAGTTGAGAGTGGAGGAATTGAAGGGTTTAGAGGAGACGATTGCGAAATGTGATGAGGAGGTGAGGTTGAAGAAGGGGAGGATTAGTTTGATTCAGAAATCGATGATGCAATGCTCGTATgcgttggaagcgagggagGAGAAGATCAGGGAGAGTAATGTGGCCTTTGGTTTGGTGAAGAAGGCTATGGAGGAGTGGTGCTGTAAAGTTGAGATGAAGGAGAGGGAGCTAGAGGGGTGTGTGGCGAAACTGGAATTGAAAGAGGAAGAAGTGGAGAAGAAAATTGAGGAACTTGAGTTGATTGAGAAGAGGGTCAAGGATTGCCTGGATGATGTGGAGTTGAGAGTAGAGCATTTTGATTCGGTTGAAAAATCGATACAGGAAGAGAGACAGCAGTTGGATGCACTGCAAGAGGCGGTGCGTGAGGGCGAAAGGAATTTGGATTCAGTTCGAAAGGCAGCAGAGGAGCGTGAGAAGGTTTTGGACTCGGTAGGCCAGGGACTTGAAATGAAAGATAGGGAACTCGAAGAGCAGGCCAATGAGCTTGAGTTTAATGAGAGACTAGTTGAATTGAGAGTTGAGGAAGTTAATTCAAAGGATAAGAGGGTCAATGAACGCCTCAATGAGGTTCAAATGAAGGAAAATTTTTTGGAATTATTTGAAAAATCAATACAAGAGGACAAAGACCATTTGGATTTGGTCCAAAAGTTGGCAGCAGAGCGTGAAAAGCAGTCAGATTCACTCCAAACAACGGTGCTAGATCGtgaaaataatttgttttcaCTTCAAAAATCGGTGCAAGAGCGTGAAAAAAAGTTGGATTCACTATCCGATGGACTTCAAAGGAGAGAAAGGGAACTTGAAAAGCAGGCCAAAGAGCTTGAATTGAAGCAGAAACAATTTGATTCTCAAAGGAAGGCTAAGCATTTGGAACCTACCCCTGCTGCTAAAAATGCTAGTGTTGTTTCATCTACAAGGGATCAATCCTGGATCAACATGGATGGTAGAAGCTTACAGTTGGTCATGAATGAGCAAGTGGAAAAAATTGACTTGACAGGTAGCCAAATGTCAGCTGTTCTACAAGCATCATCAGACCCGGcaaaattggttttggatgcaaTGGAAGGGTTTTATCCGTCAAATCTTACTGTCGAAAACAGAGAGTTTGAGTCACATTTGAGGGTCGTAAGAAAGAGTTGTATTCTTTTGCTACAGGAGTTAAAGAGAATGTCACCACTAATTAATCCTCAGGTGAGAGAAGAAGCAGTGAAATTGGCAGCTGATTGGAAAGAGAAGATGGCAGTTACCACTGATAATAGTTGGGAGGCTTTGGGCTTTTTGCGGCTTATCACTACGTATGAATTGACAAGTATTTATGATTTGAGGGAGCTTCGAAGTGTTCTTGCTATGGTTTCTCAGCCAGAACAAGCTGCTGAATTAAGTAGGGCACTTGGTATCACAGATAAGGCACCTG GGACGAATGTTGTTTCTTCCATTGTCAAGACTGAGCGATCAGAATCTTCGCTGGCTAGAA ATGAAGCAACTCTTTCTCCTCCGAATAAATATTTACAGAATGAAGGGATTGTTTCTCTTCCTTCCATTGCCAAGACTGAGGGACCCAAATCTTTTGGGGCCAGATTTGCAGCAACTCTTTCTTCACCAAATAATGCTGAGGGACCAGAATCTTCGCTGGCTAGAAATGAAGCAACTCTTTCTCCTCCGAATAAATATTTACAGAATGAAAGGATTGTTTCTCTTCCTTCCATTGCCAAGACTGAGGGACCCAAAACTTTTGGGGCTAGATTTGCAGCAACTCTTTCTTCACCAAATAATGCTGAGGGACCAGAATCTTCTCTCTCTAGAAATGCAGCAACTCTATATTCACTGAATAATGCTTTACAGAAAAATCTGTTGGTCACTCTTAAATCATCATCAGACCCTGCAAAACTTGTGTTGGATTCGATGCAAGGGTCTTTGACGTATTACTGGAGAAATGGAGATGTTAGTTCCAAAGAAAAGGTTGTATCTGGAAATATTACTCTATTGAAGATTCTAATGGGACTATCAACACATGTTGGACCTCATCTGAAAGAAAATGCAACAAATCTAGCATCCCAGTGGAAAGAAAAGTTGAGTGCTGATACTGTAGATTCATCGGAGAGTTTGGGATATTTGCTGTTTATAGCTATGTATGGATTGCTTGGAACCTTACATGAAGATGAGATTGTAATGCTTCTTAGAAGGGTTTCGCAGCATAAGCGGTCTCTGGAGTTATGTCAGACACACGGTTTTGCAAATTATATCCCTG GTTTTATACAGAAGCTTATTGAAAGGAAACTACTGATGGTGGCTGTTAGATTTATTTGTGCCTTCAAATTATTTGACAAGCTCCCCCCAGTGCCACTCTTAAAAGAACATGTGGATGATGTAATGATGTGTTCCAAAGTAATTTGCAGGTCACAGATGATACCTGATGAAAAG GATAAGGCTCTGGATGGTAAAATATCTGATCTCAGAGCTGCCATTCAATGCATCAAAGATTACAACCTCGAGTCTGAATACCCGTCCAAGACTGTTGAATTGCAAATAGTTCAGCTTGAAATGCTCAAGGAAAAATGGAGAAGTTTGGAACCATCTCTGGTACCCAAAGTTGaacaagaagagagaaaaaggaagaagccTTGTACTAGGTCTTCTGCCCCAAAGTTACAACCACGAAAGGTGCCGAAAATAAAATTCGTCTTCAGTGGTTCGAGACCTTAA